In Fusarium oxysporum Fo47 chromosome VII, complete sequence, the following proteins share a genomic window:
- a CDS encoding uncharacterized protein (of unknown function-domain containing protein) — protein sequence MDSRTHRDRLSKEKQQYFLGIASIRFGALDFDWCRQRNPLSGSPDQKNVASLETMFRRGCDWSPEQVSHQIPALIDPALLEESLQRAEKSLSLEDLKKEDGVFAELDLADGRVICLKGEHQVLASDATVVNRKKRWIVRLYSTDLSEDARNDLADERASERQMTDAEYFYNITLFWLKNGDPDQGPRPNPWFAQLMRHSEGKAKNLKRLWSGPSSQGDLLRRFHEIPALFWGISLGNVGKTIAMPRQQTRNQIKRVFDFWDYICCHDVVSGRASGAYAGLNLANSGEILRNFDTTERAAILSRLELATTDRVVPTLGILFRNTLYLQSVIDCLRHLVPRHRQARDLWDDLNNGFEERGDGRCLLQVSDTRFKLVHVSEIDQFEIARRQLWLFALREFPSLPRDVTSKRAEPKSCVDEAKLFELAVLAHRLGCRSDQIDHIRTNTCWRPSPIQSVYKQDSNIDSKPYKHGKPHPEDLKRYKSSLFLSNLHKPFDPENLESSFFFIQRSLYFDIYPDKPQGIDELLHRAAEVGECELIDDEYRPRIQGASEQLICQEDQLRASISELQESLESRKKELESEAQEMRSTEEEAALFPIEEDTPPPTSETSDLQRMAFPVEMRRKTRVVKTEIELTAWLEVLEQRGYSMVDQHMKTLVPHSCFKALKDEEQEKDRLIILLKEFHSEYDFLEEGCLQWAKKRARVEYIFRDADEMREKKRTRVNQTDDVDDIL from the exons ATGGATTCCCGTACCCACAGAGACAGGCTGAGCAAAGAGAAGCAGCAGTATTTCTTAGGCATAGCAAGCATCCGGTTTGGAGCCCTAGATTTTGACTGGTGCCGGCAACGGAATCCGCTCAGTGGGAGCCCAGATCAGAAGAATGTGGCTAGTTTGGAGACCATGTTTAGGCGTGGATGTGACTGGTCCCCGGAGCAGGTCAGCCATCAGATCCCGGCCTTGATCGATCCGGCACTGCTCGAAGAAAGTCTACAGAGAGCCGAGAAGAGCCTCTCCCTTGAGGACCTCAAGAAAGAAGACGGGGTATTTGCGGAACTAGATCTTGCTGATGGCAGAGTGATTTGTCTCAAAGGTGAACACCAAGTTCTGGCCTCTGACGCCACCGTCGTAAACCGGAAAAAGCGTTGGATTGTTCGTTTGTACTCAACAG ACCTAAGCGAAGATGCAAGAAACGACCTGGCAGATGAAAGGGCGAGTGAGAGGCAAATGACAGATGCCGAGTACTTCTACAATATCACTTTGTTCTGGTTGAAGAACGGCGATCCTGATCAAGGACCCCGGCCCAACCCATGGTTCGCTCAGCTTATGCGTCATTCCGAGGGCAAAGCGAAAAACTTGAAGCGGCTATGGTCGGGTCCGTCCTCTCAAGGAGACTTATTGAGGCGATTCCATGAGATCCCTGCCCTCTTCTGGGGAATCAGTCTCGGCAACGTAGGAAAGACAATAGCCATGCCGAGACAACAG ACCCGAAATCAGATTAAACGTGTGTTTGACTTCTGGGACTACATCTGCTGTCATGAT GTGGTCAGTGGCAGAGCCTCAGGTGCATACGCCGGCCTCAACCTCGCCAACAGTGGCGAGATCTTGCGTAACTTCGACACCACAGAACGAGCCGCCATCTTGTCTCGGCTCGAATTAGCCACGACGGATCGAGTTGTTCCAACGTTAGGGATCCTCTTTAGGAATACCCTATATCTACAGAGCGTTATCGATTGCCTGAGACACCTGGTTCCACGTCACCGTCAGGCGCGGGACCTATGGGACGATTTGAACAACGGATTTGAAGAGAGAGGCGATGGTCGTTGCTTGTTACAGGTATCTGACACACGTTTCAAACTGGTCCACGTCAGTGAGATTGACCAATTCGAGATCGCACGCAGACAGCTGTGGCTTTTTGCTTTACGAGAATTTCCATCCTTACCTCGTGATGTGACGTCAAAACGAGCTGAGCCCAAGAGCTGCGTGGACGAGGCCAAGCTCTTTGAACTCGCGGTGCTTGCTCATAGACTCGGATGCCGATCGGACCAGATAGATCATATACGGACCAATACGTGCTGGAGACCATCTCCTATACAGTCCGTCTACAAACAGGATTCGAATATTGATTCAAAGCCTTACAAGCACGGCAAACCCCATCCCGAGGACTTGAAGAGGTACAAAAGTTCGCTCTTTCTTTCGAATCTCCACAAGCCGTTCGACCCGGAAAATCTTGaatcatctttcttcttcatccagCGATCGCTCTACTTTGACATCTATCCAGATAAACCGCAAGGTATCGACGAGTTGCTGCATAGGGCGGCCGAGGTGGGCGAGTGCGAACTGATTGACGACGAATACCGGCCTAGGATACAGGGGGCCAGTGAACAATTAATATGCCAAGAGGATCAGCTACGCGCATCAATTTCCGAACTGCAGGAGAG CTTGGAATCCCGCAAGAAAGAACTCGAATCAGAGGCCCAGGAGATGAGAAGTACAGAG GAGGAGGCGGCCCTTTTTCCGATCGAAGAGGACACCCCACCGCCCACGTCCGAAACCTCAGACTTGCAAAGGATGGCATTCCCGGTGGAAATGAGGAGAAAAACAAGGGTCGTAAAGACGGAGATAGAGTTGACGGCATGGTTAGAGGTACTTGAGCAACGAGGCTACAGTATGGTTGACCAGCATATGAAGACATTGGTGCCTCACTCATGCTTCAAAGCTTTGAAGGACGAGGAACAAGAAAAGGACAGGCTCATAATTCTCCTCAAAGAATTTCATAGCGAGTATGATTTCCTGGAGGAGGGTTGTCTCCAGTGGGCAAAGAAAAGGGCAAGAGTAGAGTATATTTTCCGGGATGCCGATGAGATGagggaaaagaagaggaCAAGGGTAAATCAAactgatgatgttgatgatattctTTAA
- a CDS encoding uncharacterized protein (expressed protein) — translation MSLTVPVSIARSLNYKQALQLARQLGPAVIGLTQLWNQWRDGKASRQQEQTYQEIRDALPQLLNSIQAREIRVVPNAFNSTPAFLAYFEAAALGSITLVLLDVASAIRRVGASLDAIRSELEIANIARVQGWGHGGFGAYVHRFAQNEMAAVDGTQDGQHHFFYVWHPDSDWYPAFEERQAENPLGPAFGGYHHDLATICLRMRADREALIATTDYGRAAMFHLVIPAYYPLVMDHPIAFADELLPLVITGGRHRGTDLVWLAVYRSPNRERPHLNFVSLLPQGHENLAISMGGFVGFLLGAAGCSVAATAFPPCAPVAGIVIEPLIASALASWTVGAAGIVYEVATEESTQILGDPIFLE, via the coding sequence ATGAGCCTCACTGTTCCCGTCTCCATTGCCAGAAGCCTCAATTACAAACAGGCCCTCCAACTCGCCAGACAATTAGGGCCCGCGGTGATAGGGCTAACTCAGTTGTGGAATCAGTGGAGAGACGGGAAGGCTTCAAGACAACAGGAGCAGACGTACCAGGAAATACGGGACGCTCTACCGCAGTTACTCAACAGTATTCAAGCGAGAGAAATTAGGGTCGTCCCCAATGCGTTTAATTCGACCCCAGCCTTCCTAGCCTACTTCGAGGCGGCCGCCCTGGGCTCTATAACCTTGGTACTGTTGGATGTCGCTAGTGCCATCAGGAGAGTCGGTGCAAGCCTTGATGCCATACGGTCCGAACTCGAGATTGCAAACATCGCCAGGGTACAAGGTTGGGGTCACGGTGGGTTCGGCGCCTACGTGCATCGCTTCGCCCAGAATGAGATGGCTGCCGTCGACGGTACACAGGATGGTCAACACCACTTCTTCTATGTATGGCACCCGGACAGCGATTGGTATCCTGCATTCGAAGAAAGACAGGCAGAAAATCCCCTTGGTCCTGCGTTCGGAGGCTATCATCATGATCTTGCGACAATATGCCTGAGGATGCGAGCCGATAGAGAAGCTCTTATTGCAACGACCGATTATGGGCGTGCCGCCATGTTCCATCTTGTTATTCCAGCCTACTACCCGCTCGTGATGGACCATCCCATTGCCTTTGCTGACGAACTGCTACCGCTGGTCATTACCGGGGGCCGTCATCGAGGTACCGACCTTGTGTGGCTTGCCGTTTATCGGTCTCCTAACAGGGAGAGACCGCATCTCAACTTTGTCAGTCTCCTGCCCCAGGGTCACGAGAACCTAGCGATAAGTATGGGAGGGTTTGTCGGTTTTTTGTTGGGTGCGGCTGGGTGTTCAGTTGCAGCAACGGCTTTCCCTCCTTGCGCTCCAGTTGCAGGAATCGTGATTGAGCCATTGATCGCGTCCGCGTTGGCGTCCTGGACGGTGGGAGCGGCAGGTATAGTTTATGAGGTGGCGACAGAAGAAAGCACCCAAATTCTAGGGGATCCTATTTTCTTGGAGTAA